From Sinorhizobium sp. RAC02, a single genomic window includes:
- the phnA gene encoding phosphonoacetate hydrolase, protein MNQMSTITVTANRRTYPWPNVPAIAICLDGCEPAYLDEAIKAGLMPTLARIRKTGTERTALSVIPSFTNPNNLSIATGRPPAIHGICGNYLYEPATGKEVMMNDPRFLRAPTVFKAFYDAGARVAVVTAKDKLRALLGHGLKFDEGRAVCFSSEKSDTSTKAEHGIDNASAWLGRPVPEVYSAELSEFVFAAGVKLLKEFRPDVMYLTTTDYVQHKYAPGVKQANDFYEMFDKYLTELDALGAAIVVTADHGMKPKHKADGSPDVIYVQDLLDQWLGKDAARVILPITDPYVVHHGALGSFATAYLPEGADKEEIIERLKAIEGIDVVLSRPEACIRFELPDDRIGDIVLVSSENKTLGTSEHRHDLAALNEPLRSHGGLTEQEVPFIANRTLPELLSAGTLRNFDAFYYALVAAAQPAK, encoded by the coding sequence ATGAACCAGATGTCCACGATCACCGTCACCGCCAACCGGCGCACCTATCCCTGGCCGAACGTCCCGGCGATTGCCATCTGCCTGGACGGCTGCGAGCCGGCCTATCTCGACGAGGCCATCAAGGCCGGCCTGATGCCGACGCTTGCGCGCATCCGCAAGACGGGCACGGAAAGGACCGCGCTCAGCGTGATCCCGAGCTTCACCAATCCCAACAACCTTTCCATCGCCACCGGCCGCCCGCCTGCAATCCACGGCATCTGCGGCAATTATCTCTACGAGCCGGCGACCGGCAAGGAAGTGATGATGAATGACCCGCGATTCCTCCGCGCGCCAACCGTCTTCAAGGCCTTTTATGATGCCGGCGCCCGCGTCGCGGTGGTGACCGCCAAGGACAAGCTGCGGGCGCTGCTCGGTCATGGCCTGAAATTCGATGAAGGCCGTGCGGTCTGCTTCTCCTCCGAAAAATCCGACACCTCGACCAAGGCGGAACACGGTATCGACAATGCGTCGGCCTGGCTCGGCCGCCCCGTGCCCGAAGTCTATTCCGCGGAGCTCTCGGAGTTCGTCTTTGCCGCAGGTGTCAAGCTCCTCAAGGAGTTCCGCCCGGACGTCATGTATCTGACGACCACCGACTATGTGCAGCACAAATATGCCCCGGGCGTGAAGCAGGCGAACGACTTCTACGAGATGTTCGACAAGTACCTGACCGAACTCGATGCGCTTGGTGCAGCCATCGTCGTCACCGCCGACCACGGCATGAAGCCGAAGCACAAGGCGGACGGCTCGCCGGACGTGATCTACGTGCAGGATCTGCTCGACCAATGGCTCGGCAAGGACGCCGCGCGCGTCATCCTGCCGATCACCGACCCCTATGTCGTGCATCACGGCGCACTCGGTTCGTTTGCCACGGCGTACCTGCCGGAAGGCGCCGACAAGGAGGAGATCATCGAGCGGCTGAAGGCGATCGAGGGTATCGATGTCGTCCTGTCCCGCCCGGAAGCCTGCATACGTTTCGAGCTTCCCGATGACCGCATCGGCGACATCGTGCTCGTCTCGTCGGAGAATAAGACACTCGGCACCAGCGAGCATCGGCACGACCTTGCCGCGTTGAACGAGCCACTGCGTTCGCATGGCGGCCTGACGGAGCAGGAAGTGCCCTTCATCGCCAACCGCACACTGCCCGAGCTTCTCTCCGCCGGCACATTGCGCAACTTCGATGCCTTCTACTACGCGCTCGTCGCAGCCGCGCAGCCGGCAAAATAA
- a CDS encoding 2-aminoethylphosphonate--pyruvate transaminase encodes MPNTASDRTIAPLESPKLGEPYLLTPGPLTTAYSVKEAMLRDWGSWDGDFRAMTSDLRRQLLDIAGDTKGEFGCVPMQGSGSFSVEAMLGSFVPRDGKVLVLSNGAYGKRIAQTLSYLGRDHITIDKGDYMPPRGPEVAAALDADPAITHVVVIHCETSSGILNPLKEISDTVYAHGRKLLVDSMSAFGAVPAGLADFRYEAIVSSANKCIEGVPGFGFVIARKSELEAAKGRSHSLSLDVHAQWDYMNKTGQWRFTPPTHVVAAFLEALRLHREEGGVAARGARYARNRDVMVAGMREAGFETLLADQWLSPIIVTFFSPAHPAFAFDRFYSLMKDKGFIIYPGKLTVVDSFRVGCIGRMDEHVMRRVVEAARSSLAEMGVDSAAPPAIALEERSRLAA; translated from the coding sequence ATGCCGAACACCGCTTCTGACAGAACGATCGCGCCGCTGGAATCACCGAAGCTCGGTGAACCCTATCTGCTGACCCCCGGCCCGCTGACGACCGCCTATTCAGTCAAGGAAGCCATGCTGCGGGACTGGGGTTCCTGGGATGGCGACTTCCGTGCCATGACCAGCGATCTACGCCGCCAGCTCCTCGATATTGCCGGTGACACCAAGGGCGAGTTCGGTTGTGTCCCGATGCAGGGCAGCGGTTCCTTCTCGGTCGAGGCAATGCTCGGCAGCTTCGTTCCGCGTGACGGCAAGGTGCTGGTGCTGAGCAACGGCGCCTATGGCAAGCGCATCGCGCAGACGCTCTCCTATCTCGGGCGCGACCATATCACGATCGACAAGGGCGACTACATGCCGCCACGCGGCCCTGAAGTCGCCGCGGCACTCGATGCCGATCCGGCAATCACCCATGTCGTGGTCATCCATTGCGAAACCAGCTCTGGCATCCTCAACCCGCTGAAGGAAATATCCGACACCGTCTATGCTCACGGCCGTAAATTGCTCGTCGATTCGATGAGTGCCTTCGGTGCCGTGCCGGCCGGCCTTGCCGATTTCCGCTACGAAGCCATCGTTTCCTCCGCCAACAAGTGCATCGAGGGTGTGCCGGGCTTCGGCTTCGTCATCGCCCGCAAGAGCGAGCTGGAAGCCGCCAAGGGCCGCAGCCATTCGCTGAGCCTCGATGTGCATGCCCAGTGGGACTACATGAACAAGACGGGCCAGTGGCGCTTCACGCCGCCGACCCATGTCGTTGCCGCCTTCCTGGAGGCCCTGCGCCTGCATCGCGAGGAGGGCGGCGTCGCAGCCCGCGGCGCGCGCTACGCCCGCAACCGCGATGTCATGGTGGCCGGCATGCGCGAGGCAGGCTTCGAGACGCTGCTTGCCGACCAGTGGCTATCGCCGATCATCGTCACCTTCTTCAGCCCAGCCCACCCGGCCTTCGCCTTCGATCGTTTCTACAGCCTGATGAAGGACAAGGGTTTCATCATCTACCCAGGCAAGCTGACGGTCGTTGACAGTTTCCGCGTCGGCTGCATCGGCCGCATGGACGAGCATGTCATGCGCCGCGTGGTTGAGGCTGCCCGCTCGTCGCTGGCCGAAATGGGCGTCGATAGCGCCGCTCCGCCAGCCATCGCCCTTGAAGAACGCAGCCGTCTCGCCGCTTAA
- a CDS encoding FadR/GntR family transcriptional regulator, with protein MKPIAREDRGLPARIAGDIGRRITLGDLKVGETLPREADMLAALGVSRTTLREALKILSTKGFIEAKPRLGTRVRAAEHWNTLDPVVLSWQGDAEDQDALAEELFEIRLSIEPLAARLAARRGSDAHHAAIRAAFLRMAEEQAGIDAAIEADIDFHLQIFQAAGNRFLLPVSSVIRAALSISIPKTMAASGGFGQSLAQHGAILEAIEQRDEEAAFAAATTLIASTYKRNFG; from the coding sequence ATGAAGCCAATCGCTCGGGAAGATCGCGGCCTGCCGGCCCGTATCGCAGGCGATATCGGCCGGCGCATTACGCTGGGCGACCTGAAGGTCGGCGAGACCCTGCCGCGCGAGGCAGACATGCTGGCAGCACTCGGCGTCAGCCGCACGACGCTGCGCGAGGCGTTGAAAATCCTGTCGACGAAGGGCTTCATCGAGGCAAAGCCGCGGCTCGGCACGCGTGTGCGGGCGGCAGAACACTGGAACACGCTCGATCCGGTCGTGCTGTCCTGGCAGGGTGATGCCGAGGACCAGGACGCGCTCGCCGAAGAGCTTTTCGAAATCCGTCTTTCCATCGAGCCGCTTGCAGCACGCCTTGCTGCCCGTCGTGGTTCGGACGCGCACCACGCGGCGATCCGCGCGGCCTTCCTGCGCATGGCGGAGGAGCAGGCCGGCATCGACGCGGCGATCGAGGCCGATATCGATTTCCACCTCCAGATCTTCCAGGCTGCCGGCAACCGTTTCCTGCTGCCGGTCTCCTCGGTCATCCGGGCTGCTTTGTCGATCAGCATTCCGAAAACCATGGCCGCCTCTGGCGGCTTCGGCCAGTCGCTGGCCCAGCACGGGGCGATCCTTGAAGCGATCGAGCAGCGCGACGAGGAGGCCGCCTTCGCCGCCGCCACAACGCTCATCGCATCAACCTACAAGCGGAACTTCGGTTAA
- a CDS encoding LysR substrate-binding domain-containing protein, whose translation MRYVQLRAFHNVAIHGGFSRAAEALFLTQPAVSDQVRKLEEEYDVLLFNRNKKQVTLTQAGQQLLEITRRMFDVEQQALDLLSESRALRAGKLRIVADAAHHLLHILAAFRRAYPSVQVSINAGNTETVITSLHAYEADIGVLGEIPQSSDFEILKLNSTPIIAFASRGYPLGDQKEVSFAELAKHPLVLRERGSKTRQKLEAMAEQCGVTLTPLIEAEGREAVREIVAAGGGVGFVSSAEFGQDNRLVPIHIKAPEMLMDEAMICLRERSNGKLVSAFFDVARRLSRAEGGP comes from the coding sequence ATGCGCTATGTTCAGCTTCGCGCCTTCCACAACGTGGCCATCCATGGCGGGTTTTCGCGCGCGGCGGAGGCGCTGTTCCTCACCCAGCCCGCGGTTTCCGACCAGGTGCGCAAGCTCGAGGAGGAGTATGACGTCCTCCTCTTCAACCGGAACAAGAAGCAGGTGACGCTGACCCAGGCCGGCCAGCAGCTTCTGGAAATCACCCGGCGCATGTTCGACGTCGAGCAGCAGGCGCTGGACCTGCTCTCGGAATCCCGGGCCCTGCGTGCTGGAAAGCTGCGGATCGTCGCCGACGCCGCCCACCACCTGCTCCACATCCTCGCCGCCTTCCGCCGCGCCTACCCGTCCGTGCAGGTCTCGATCAATGCCGGCAACACGGAGACGGTCATCACCAGCCTGCATGCCTACGAGGCGGACATCGGCGTTCTCGGCGAAATCCCGCAATCCAGCGATTTCGAGATCCTGAAGCTCAACTCCACGCCGATTATCGCCTTCGCGAGCCGCGGCTATCCACTGGGCGATCAGAAGGAAGTCTCGTTCGCCGAACTTGCCAAACACCCCCTTGTCCTGCGTGAGCGCGGTTCGAAGACCCGTCAGAAGCTGGAGGCCATGGCCGAACAATGCGGCGTCACCCTGACACCGCTCATCGAGGCGGAGGGACGCGAGGCGGTTCGCGAGATCGTCGCGGCCGGTGGCGGCGTGGGCTTCGTCTCCTCCGCCGAATTCGGCCAGGACAACCGCCTTGTTCCGATTCACATCAAGGCCCCGGAAATGCTGATGGACGAGGCGATGATCTGCCTGCGCGAGCGCAGCAACGGCAAACTCGTCAGCGCATTTTTCGACGTCGCACGACGGCTTTCGCGGGCGGAAGGCGGCCCGTGA